In Streptomyces canus, one DNA window encodes the following:
- a CDS encoding SpoIIE family protein phosphatase produces the protein MVSEGAAGRRTRALRAENALTSVTDGPGSPERLRRVLEQALVFAGASLAAVYTPGEDGDLLGLVASAGVPRTVYGLRDSYPSSGASPPADAHRSGRPLFLGPQEAAACSEPLGAGRRDFHLAVLPAHGDDGRACLVAVNEDPHGFGDEDRKCLELIADAIVCPAPAVAVEGTEVPSNAFSLAMDTGRIEVGDGILELFGMSRAAFDGKVETLLGLTVPEDLPSLMSLFEAGHMSIGDRELEFRILQLSGPPKWLRLRGRMLPGDEGRPSQLVGTVADASTLRSDVTDVARVQRLAAALAMAGTVRDVSQAVVSALRAPLRADRIALAELENDRLVVTVLDPPEPESWPELWRLEWRSEWPEAPVRAMPTLATALREGRAQIWPAGTVLEPALADVGPGGLAVLPLPAAGRMAGACLIGWDTPHHFGPDERALLTASAGLAGQALMRAHALDAEHELVGMLQRQLLPRRLPKLPGAIAVARYLPSTAGLELGGDWYDVIPLLDNHVALVIGDVQGHSAAAATLMGQMRTALRAYAVEGHSPDVVVARANRLLMDLETDLFVTCVYLDLDLEEGTAWCVRAGHLPPVLRHPDGTTEIAEADGGPPLGVVAQADFPMTPLRLQPGTLIALTTDGLVESTEADIDEGMNRLAHGLAASDPDHLGLVADALLGGARRSDDVALLLLRYDGMDTHPLRESWTVWRVPEAARHARRFTRRTLRVWGVPEDAMDTALLVVSELVTNALVHTGGQVRLALTLVGGRLRVSVADASPRTPVKPTNIGWEATGGRGILLVEAVSAAWGSVPVSGGKQVWSEIALDD, from the coding sequence GTGGTGAGTGAGGGCGCTGCGGGACGCAGAACGAGAGCGTTGCGTGCCGAAAATGCCCTGACATCGGTCACGGACGGTCCTGGATCGCCCGAAAGGCTGCGCCGTGTCCTCGAACAGGCGCTCGTCTTCGCCGGGGCCTCCCTCGCCGCCGTGTACACGCCCGGCGAGGACGGGGACCTGCTGGGTCTCGTCGCGTCGGCCGGCGTCCCCCGAACGGTCTACGGGCTGCGTGACAGCTATCCGAGCTCCGGCGCCTCCCCGCCCGCCGACGCGCACCGCTCGGGCCGGCCGCTCTTCCTCGGCCCGCAGGAAGCCGCCGCCTGCTCGGAGCCCCTCGGGGCGGGCCGGCGGGACTTCCACCTGGCCGTCCTGCCCGCGCACGGCGACGACGGCCGAGCCTGTCTCGTCGCCGTCAACGAGGACCCGCACGGTTTCGGCGACGAGGACCGCAAGTGCCTCGAACTGATCGCCGACGCGATCGTCTGCCCCGCCCCCGCGGTCGCCGTGGAGGGCACGGAAGTGCCCTCCAACGCCTTCAGCCTCGCCATGGACACCGGTCGCATCGAGGTCGGCGACGGGATCCTGGAGCTGTTCGGCATGAGCCGGGCCGCGTTCGACGGCAAGGTCGAGACCCTGCTCGGCCTGACCGTCCCCGAGGACCTGCCCTCGCTGATGTCCCTGTTCGAGGCCGGACACATGTCCATCGGCGACCGTGAGCTGGAGTTCCGCATCCTCCAGCTGTCGGGGCCACCCAAGTGGCTCAGGCTGCGCGGCCGCATGCTGCCCGGCGACGAGGGCCGTCCCTCCCAGCTCGTGGGCACCGTCGCCGACGCCTCCACGCTGCGCTCCGACGTCACCGACGTGGCACGCGTGCAGCGCCTGGCCGCCGCCCTCGCCATGGCCGGCACCGTCCGCGACGTCAGCCAGGCCGTCGTCTCCGCGCTCCGCGCCCCGCTCAGGGCCGACCGGATCGCCCTCGCCGAGCTGGAGAACGACCGGCTCGTCGTCACCGTCCTCGACCCGCCCGAACCGGAGTCCTGGCCCGAGCTGTGGCGCCTGGAGTGGCGCAGCGAGTGGCCCGAGGCGCCGGTGCGGGCCATGCCCACCCTGGCCACGGCCCTGCGGGAGGGCCGCGCCCAGATCTGGCCCGCCGGCACCGTCCTCGAACCCGCCCTCGCCGACGTCGGCCCCGGCGGCCTCGCGGTCCTTCCGCTGCCGGCCGCGGGCCGCATGGCCGGCGCCTGCCTCATCGGCTGGGACACCCCGCACCACTTCGGCCCCGACGAACGCGCCCTGCTCACCGCGTCCGCAGGCCTCGCCGGACAGGCCCTGATGCGCGCCCACGCCCTGGACGCCGAGCACGAACTCGTCGGCATGCTCCAGCGCCAGCTGCTGCCCCGCCGCCTGCCCAAACTGCCCGGCGCGATCGCCGTCGCCCGCTATCTGCCCAGCACCGCGGGCCTGGAGCTCGGCGGCGACTGGTACGACGTGATCCCGCTGCTCGACAACCACGTCGCCCTGGTCATCGGCGACGTCCAGGGCCACAGCGCCGCCGCCGCGACCCTCATGGGCCAGATGCGCACCGCCCTGCGCGCCTACGCCGTCGAGGGTCACTCGCCGGACGTCGTCGTCGCCCGCGCCAACCGCCTCCTGATGGACCTGGAGACCGACCTCTTCGTCACCTGCGTCTATCTGGACCTCGACCTGGAGGAGGGCACCGCCTGGTGCGTGCGTGCCGGACATCTGCCGCCGGTGCTGCGCCACCCCGACGGCACCACGGAGATCGCCGAGGCGGACGGCGGCCCCCCGCTCGGCGTGGTGGCCCAGGCCGACTTCCCGATGACCCCGCTCCGGCTGCAGCCCGGCACCCTGATCGCCCTGACCACCGACGGCCTGGTCGAGTCCACCGAGGCCGACATCGACGAGGGCATGAACCGCCTCGCCCACGGGCTGGCCGCCTCCGACCCCGACCACCTCGGCCTCGTCGCCGACGCCCTCCTCGGAGGCGCCCGCCGCAGCGACGACGTCGCCCTGCTCCTGCTGCGCTACGACGGCATGGACACCCATCCGCTCCGGGAGAGCTGGACCGTCTGGCGGGTCCCCGAGGCCGCCCGGCACGCCCGCCGCTTCACTCGGCGCACGCTGCGCGTCTGGGGCGTCCCCGAGGACGCGATGGACACCGCCCTGCTCGTCGTCTCCGAGCTCGTCACCAACGCCCTCGTGCACACCGGCGGCCAGGTCCGCCTCGCCCTCACCCTCGTCGGCGGCCGGCTGCGCGTCTCCGTCGCCGACGCCTCGCCCCGCACCCCCGTCAAGCCCACCAACATCGGCTGGGAGGCCACGGGAGGCCGCGGCATCCTCCTCGTGGAGGCCGTGTCGGCGGCCTGGGGGAGTGTCCCCGTCAGCGGCGGCAAGCAGGTGTGGAGCGAAATCGCACTGGACGACTGA
- a CDS encoding CBS domain-containing protein: MTQHVSDIMTSAPVTVEPQTSVTAVARIMRDQDLGAVLVTDGDELRGLVTDRDLVVRSLASGGDPEQTTVVGACSDDLVTVTPEDDLDHAIELMREHAVRRIPVVDHGHPVGIVALGDAAMERDPGSALGDISVARPNT; the protein is encoded by the coding sequence ATGACTCAGCACGTCAGCGACATCATGACCAGCGCTCCGGTCACCGTGGAACCGCAGACCTCCGTCACGGCCGTTGCCAGGATCATGCGCGACCAGGACCTCGGCGCCGTCCTGGTCACCGACGGCGACGAACTGCGCGGTCTGGTCACCGACCGTGACCTCGTGGTGCGCTCCCTCGCCAGCGGCGGCGATCCGGAGCAGACCACCGTGGTCGGCGCGTGCAGCGACGATCTGGTGACCGTCACGCCCGAGGACGACCTGGACCACGCCATCGAGCTCATGCGCGAACACGCCGTGCGCCGGATCCCGGTCGTCGACCACGGCCACCCCGTCGGCATCGTCGCCCTCGGCGACGCGGCCATGGAACGCGATCCGGGATCGGCCCTGGGCGACATCAGCGTCGCGCGGCCCAACACCTGA